A window of the Deinococcus gobiensis I-0 genome harbors these coding sequences:
- a CDS encoding S66 family peptidase — protein sequence MRPPRLPPGSRVAALSLSSGMVTGVMGRYHAGVRQVAGALGWEVVPAPNALRGPEYLYAHPEARADDLHWALTQPDIHGLLSIIGGDDSIRLLPHLRPDLVRAHPKAFLGFSDSTVTLLHFLRAGVMAYHGPALLTDLAENAGIRPFVLDGLRCALVQEPRPFDLSPAPEWTQATVPWEDVALQETPRSFAPGDGWVWLQGAAPAEGHLVGGCLEVLDMLCGTPGWPAPDLWRGAVLALETSEDVPAPTQVGYWLRNYAAQGILAGAAGLMLARPRGYSAEMKAELYAWVRRVLAEAGRPELPVVADVDFGHTSPQLTLPLGGRARLDPGAGRVTVWP from the coding sequence GTGCGCCCACCCCGCCTGCCCCCCGGCTCGCGCGTGGCGGCGCTGAGCCTGAGCAGCGGCATGGTCACCGGGGTCATGGGCCGGTACCACGCCGGAGTGCGGCAGGTCGCCGGGGCGCTGGGCTGGGAGGTGGTGCCCGCACCCAACGCCCTGCGCGGCCCCGAGTACCTGTACGCCCACCCCGAGGCCCGCGCCGACGACCTGCACTGGGCCCTGACGCAGCCCGACATTCACGGCCTGCTGAGCATCATCGGCGGCGACGACAGCATTCGGCTGCTGCCGCACCTGCGCCCCGACCTCGTGCGTGCCCACCCCAAGGCCTTCCTGGGCTTCAGCGACAGCACGGTCACGCTGCTGCATTTCCTGCGCGCCGGGGTGATGGCCTACCACGGCCCGGCCCTGCTGACCGATCTCGCCGAGAACGCGGGCATCCGGCCTTTCGTCCTCGACGGTCTGCGCTGCGCGCTGGTGCAGGAGCCGCGGCCCTTCGACCTCTCGCCTGCCCCCGAATGGACGCAGGCGACGGTGCCCTGGGAAGACGTGGCGCTTCAGGAGACGCCGCGTTCCTTTGCGCCCGGCGACGGCTGGGTGTGGCTTCAGGGCGCGGCGCCGGCCGAAGGCCACCTCGTCGGCGGCTGCCTGGAGGTGCTCGACATGTTGTGCGGCACGCCCGGCTGGCCCGCGCCCGATCTGTGGCGCGGCGCGGTGCTCGCCCTGGAAACCAGCGAGGACGTGCCCGCGCCCACGCAGGTCGGCTACTGGCTGCGCAACTATGCCGCCCAGGGCATCCTGGCGGGCGCCGCCGGGCTGATGCTGGCGCGGCCACGCGGTTACAGCGCCGAGATGAAGGCCGAACTCTACGCCTGGGTGCGCCGCGTGCTGGCCGAGGCGGGCCGTCCCGAGCTGCCGGTGGTCGCCGACGTGGACTTCGGGCACACCAGTCCCCAGCTCACGCTGCCGTTGGGGGGCCGCGCCCGCCTCGATCCGGGCGCGGGGCGCGTCACGGTCTGGCCGTAG
- a CDS encoding metallophosphoesterase family protein yields the protein MGGVRLLLLSDIHANHAALQAVLRDAETRGYDRAVHLGDAVGYGPHPQAVLDALRDLDATCILGNHDQMLLEYADQKREYKESVVSLALRWQLTRLSERDLNWVRTWRDGVDDPAVGARYRHGTPISLDAYMDSVTAAREVFAQWQGRLGFVGHTHVPGVYATLNAPVGEWIKAQPFPDGGSYLVPPSARLVLNPGSVGQPRDGNSAASYALFDTARGSFEVRRVPYDIARTQEAILEAGLPPVLAARLAIGK from the coding sequence ATGGGGGGCGTGCGGCTGCTGCTGCTTTCCGATATCCATGCCAACCACGCCGCACTGCAGGCGGTCCTCCGTGACGCCGAGACGCGGGGTTACGACCGCGCCGTGCATCTGGGCGACGCCGTGGGCTACGGCCCGCATCCCCAGGCGGTCTTGGACGCCCTGCGTGACCTCGACGCGACCTGCATCCTGGGCAACCACGACCAGATGCTCCTCGAATACGCCGACCAGAAACGCGAGTACAAGGAGAGCGTGGTGTCGCTGGCCCTGCGCTGGCAGCTCACCCGCCTGAGCGAGCGCGACCTGAACTGGGTGCGCACCTGGCGCGACGGCGTGGACGACCCGGCTGTGGGCGCCCGCTACCGTCACGGCACGCCCATCAGCCTCGACGCCTACATGGACTCGGTGACGGCCGCCCGCGAGGTATTCGCGCAGTGGCAGGGCCGGCTGGGCTTCGTCGGCCATACCCATGTGCCGGGGGTCTACGCCACCCTGAACGCCCCGGTGGGCGAGTGGATCAAGGCCCAGCCCTTTCCGGACGGCGGTTCGTACCTCGTGCCGCCCAGCGCCCGCCTCGTCCTGAATCCCGGCAGCGTGGGCCAGCCGCGCGACGGCAACTCGGCCGCCAGCTACGCCCTGTTCGATACGGCGCGCGGCTCCTTCGAGGTGCGGCGCGTGCCCTACGACATCGCCCGCACGCAGGAGGCGATCCTGGAGGCCGGGTTGCCGCCCGTCCTCGCCGCCCGGCTCGCCATCGGCAAATGA